In Xiphophorus couchianus chromosome 24, X_couchianus-1.0, whole genome shotgun sequence, a single genomic region encodes these proteins:
- the gckr gene encoding glucokinase regulatory protein isoform X3, giving the protein MENIRLQSTDYEPTLPVTEKSNPLTRDIDRASASSIVKMLQACDAQMFQEKSQTEYQRLLSEEIVKTLMEVAERVRLILKDPQDSLVVLSGCGTSGRLAFFMASGFNRELQRLNYAPICSYVIAGGDRALFSSQEAPEDDPTLGALRLKKVSEGKKRVLFIGVSCGLSAPFVAGQLDFCLRHPDVYTPVLVGFNPAHQARNEPLPGCTLTFRSVVTRMEELAKTQKAFLINPALGPEAISGSSRMKGGSATKILLEVVFSASFSRTPVTFNGIVQHMRSYKKALDFTYSHSEEIAVLTEAAGRSLQCGRQVCYLGWGSLGLLGLIDASECKPTFGADYEDIRGFVSGVYKELGNNEGDLTLMGPEFSISHDDFLDRVLPRLTDDDAVLLLYSDSDDVDEVAKLAHRVREKTSNIHGAYHQTDGGTAAQQDDINKLCSSTINFTWSQETPKRLQHMRELSTKLLLNAVSTGAHILKGKVFKNYMIDLQVTNSKLYRRAARLLQELSSHSESQCEEALLKAIYQVDKLSEDIMTCSLKTHTHTAGKAKKVVPLALVCLLTGCSIKEAETRLEQQPIVREAVEACLKSS; this is encoded by the exons ATGGAGAACATTCGGCTCCAG TCTACAGATTATGAGCCGACCCTTCCTGTGACAGAGAAGTCCAACCCGCTAACGCGCGACATAGACAGAGCTTCAGCCTCCAGCATTGTGAAGATGCTGCAGGCCTGCGACGCCCAGATGTTTCAGGAAAAGTCCCAAACAGAATATCAG AGACTTTTGAGCGAGGAAATTGTGAAAACCTTAATGGAGGTGGCCGAGAGGGTGCGGCTCATTCTTAAG gATCCTCAGGACAGCCTCGTCGTTCTGAGTGGTTGTGGCACTTCTGGCCGACTTGCATTCTTCATGGCG TCAGGATTTAACAGAGAGCTGCAGCGGCTGAACTACGCCCCCATTTGTTCGTACGTCATTGCAGGAGGAGACAG AGCTCTGTTTTCCTCTCAAGAGGCTCCAGAGGATGACCCCACATTGGGCGCGCTCCGTCTGAAAAAG GTTTctgagggaaagaaaagagtCTTGTTCATCGGCGTCTCCTGTGGATTATCT GCTCCATTTGTGGCCGGTCAGTTGGATTTCTGCCTCCGGCATCCTGATGTTTACACACCTGTACTGGTTGGATTTAATCCTGCACATCAGGCCAG GAATGAGCCCCTACCTGGCTGCACGCTAACGTTTCGCAGTGTGGTGACCAGGATGGAAGAGCTAGCCAAAACTCAAAAGGCTTTCCTCATCAACCCGGCACTCGGG CCGGAAGCCATCAGCGGCTCCTCCAGGATGAAGGGAGGCAGCGCCACCAAGATCCTCCTGGAGGTCGTCTTTTCTGCCAGCTTCTCAAGAACGCCCGTCACATTCAA tggGATTGTGCAGCATATGAGATCTTATAAAAAAGCTCTAGACTTTACGTACTCGCATTCAGAGGAGATAGCTGTGCTGACGGAGGCTGCTGGACGCAG TCTGCAGTGTGGGAGGCAGGTGTGTTACCTGGGCTGGGGCTCCCTGGGTTTGCTGGGTCTTATCGATGCCAGTGAATGTAAGCCCACATTCGGAGCAG ACTACGAAGACATTCGGGGTTTTGTCAGCGGAGTCTACAAAGAACTCGGCAACAATGAGGGCGATTTGACTTTGATG GGCCCTGAGTTCAGCATCTCTCATGATGACTTTCTGGATCGCGTCCTGCCCCGTCTCACGGACGACGACGCCGTTCTGCTTCTCTACTCTGACTCTG ACGATGTCGACGAGGTGGCAAAGCTGGCACACAGAGTGAGAGAAAAGACATCGAACATTCATGGTGCTTATCACCAGACTGATGGAGGCACCGCTGCACAACAA GATGACATAAATAAACTGTGTTCATCCACCATTAACTTCACATGGTCCCAAGAAACACCCAAGCGATTGCAACACATG CGGGAGCTGTCCACTAAGCTGCTTTTGAACGCAGTGAGCACCGGAGCTCACATCTTAAAGGGAAAAGTGTTTAAGAACTACATGATCGACCTGCAAGTCACCAACAGCAAGCTCTACCGCAGAGCCGCACGTTTACTGCAG GAGCTGTCCAGTCATTCGGAGTCACAGTGCGAGGAAGCCCTGCTGAAGGCCATTTATCAAGTGGACAAGCTCAGTGAAGACATAATGACCTGCagcctgaaaacacacacacacactgccggAAAGGCTAAGAAG GTCGTGCCATTGGCTTTAGTCTGCCTGCTGACTGGTTGCTCTATAAAGGAGGCGGAGACTCGTTTGGAGCAGCAGCCAATCGTCAGAGAGGCAGTGGAGGCGTGTTTGAAATCATCATAA
- the gckr gene encoding glucokinase regulatory protein isoform X1, producing MGTECNQQQDIWRTFGSRKRTDMAAVAKPGRMKAFSTTHDWESTDYEPTLPVTEKSNPLTRDIDRASASSIVKMLQACDAQMFQEKSQTEYQRLLSEEIVKTLMEVAERVRLILKDPQDSLVVLSGCGTSGRLAFFMASGFNRELQRLNYAPICSYVIAGGDRALFSSQEAPEDDPTLGALRLKKVSEGKKRVLFIGVSCGLSAPFVAGQLDFCLRHPDVYTPVLVGFNPAHQARNEPLPGCTLTFRSVVTRMEELAKTQKAFLINPALGPEAISGSSRMKGGSATKILLEVVFSASFSRTPVTFNGIVQHMRSYKKALDFTYSHSEEIAVLTEAAGRSLQCGRQVCYLGWGSLGLLGLIDASECKPTFGADYEDIRGFVSGVYKELGNNEGDLTLMGPEFSISHDDFLDRVLPRLTDDDAVLLLYSDSDDVDEVAKLAHRVREKTSNIHGAYHQTDGGTAAQQDDINKLCSSTINFTWSQETPKRLQHMRELSTKLLLNAVSTGAHILKGKVFKNYMIDLQVTNSKLYRRAARLLQELSSHSESQCEEALLKAIYQVDKLSEDIMTCSLKTHTHTAGKAKKVVPLALVCLLTGCSIKEAETRLEQQPIVREAVEACLKSS from the exons ATGGGAACAGAATGTAATCAACAGCAAGACATATGGAGAACATTCGGCTCCAG AAAAAGGACAGACATGGCTGCTGTGGCAAAACCAGGCAGAATGAAGGCTTTTTCTACAACTCACGATTGGGAA TCTACAGATTATGAGCCGACCCTTCCTGTGACAGAGAAGTCCAACCCGCTAACGCGCGACATAGACAGAGCTTCAGCCTCCAGCATTGTGAAGATGCTGCAGGCCTGCGACGCCCAGATGTTTCAGGAAAAGTCCCAAACAGAATATCAG AGACTTTTGAGCGAGGAAATTGTGAAAACCTTAATGGAGGTGGCCGAGAGGGTGCGGCTCATTCTTAAG gATCCTCAGGACAGCCTCGTCGTTCTGAGTGGTTGTGGCACTTCTGGCCGACTTGCATTCTTCATGGCG TCAGGATTTAACAGAGAGCTGCAGCGGCTGAACTACGCCCCCATTTGTTCGTACGTCATTGCAGGAGGAGACAG AGCTCTGTTTTCCTCTCAAGAGGCTCCAGAGGATGACCCCACATTGGGCGCGCTCCGTCTGAAAAAG GTTTctgagggaaagaaaagagtCTTGTTCATCGGCGTCTCCTGTGGATTATCT GCTCCATTTGTGGCCGGTCAGTTGGATTTCTGCCTCCGGCATCCTGATGTTTACACACCTGTACTGGTTGGATTTAATCCTGCACATCAGGCCAG GAATGAGCCCCTACCTGGCTGCACGCTAACGTTTCGCAGTGTGGTGACCAGGATGGAAGAGCTAGCCAAAACTCAAAAGGCTTTCCTCATCAACCCGGCACTCGGG CCGGAAGCCATCAGCGGCTCCTCCAGGATGAAGGGAGGCAGCGCCACCAAGATCCTCCTGGAGGTCGTCTTTTCTGCCAGCTTCTCAAGAACGCCCGTCACATTCAA tggGATTGTGCAGCATATGAGATCTTATAAAAAAGCTCTAGACTTTACGTACTCGCATTCAGAGGAGATAGCTGTGCTGACGGAGGCTGCTGGACGCAG TCTGCAGTGTGGGAGGCAGGTGTGTTACCTGGGCTGGGGCTCCCTGGGTTTGCTGGGTCTTATCGATGCCAGTGAATGTAAGCCCACATTCGGAGCAG ACTACGAAGACATTCGGGGTTTTGTCAGCGGAGTCTACAAAGAACTCGGCAACAATGAGGGCGATTTGACTTTGATG GGCCCTGAGTTCAGCATCTCTCATGATGACTTTCTGGATCGCGTCCTGCCCCGTCTCACGGACGACGACGCCGTTCTGCTTCTCTACTCTGACTCTG ACGATGTCGACGAGGTGGCAAAGCTGGCACACAGAGTGAGAGAAAAGACATCGAACATTCATGGTGCTTATCACCAGACTGATGGAGGCACCGCTGCACAACAA GATGACATAAATAAACTGTGTTCATCCACCATTAACTTCACATGGTCCCAAGAAACACCCAAGCGATTGCAACACATG CGGGAGCTGTCCACTAAGCTGCTTTTGAACGCAGTGAGCACCGGAGCTCACATCTTAAAGGGAAAAGTGTTTAAGAACTACATGATCGACCTGCAAGTCACCAACAGCAAGCTCTACCGCAGAGCCGCACGTTTACTGCAG GAGCTGTCCAGTCATTCGGAGTCACAGTGCGAGGAAGCCCTGCTGAAGGCCATTTATCAAGTGGACAAGCTCAGTGAAGACATAATGACCTGCagcctgaaaacacacacacacactgccggAAAGGCTAAGAAG GTCGTGCCATTGGCTTTAGTCTGCCTGCTGACTGGTTGCTCTATAAAGGAGGCGGAGACTCGTTTGGAGCAGCAGCCAATCGTCAGAGAGGCAGTGGAGGCGTGTTTGAAATCATCATAA
- the gckr gene encoding glucokinase regulatory protein isoform X2 has translation MAAVAKPGRMKAFSTTHDWESTDYEPTLPVTEKSNPLTRDIDRASASSIVKMLQACDAQMFQEKSQTEYQRLLSEEIVKTLMEVAERVRLILKDPQDSLVVLSGCGTSGRLAFFMASGFNRELQRLNYAPICSYVIAGGDRALFSSQEAPEDDPTLGALRLKKVSEGKKRVLFIGVSCGLSAPFVAGQLDFCLRHPDVYTPVLVGFNPAHQARNEPLPGCTLTFRSVVTRMEELAKTQKAFLINPALGPEAISGSSRMKGGSATKILLEVVFSASFSRTPVTFNGIVQHMRSYKKALDFTYSHSEEIAVLTEAAGRSLQCGRQVCYLGWGSLGLLGLIDASECKPTFGADYEDIRGFVSGVYKELGNNEGDLTLMGPEFSISHDDFLDRVLPRLTDDDAVLLLYSDSDDVDEVAKLAHRVREKTSNIHGAYHQTDGGTAAQQDDINKLCSSTINFTWSQETPKRLQHMRELSTKLLLNAVSTGAHILKGKVFKNYMIDLQVTNSKLYRRAARLLQELSSHSESQCEEALLKAIYQVDKLSEDIMTCSLKTHTHTAGKAKKVVPLALVCLLTGCSIKEAETRLEQQPIVREAVEACLKSS, from the exons ATGGCTGCTGTGGCAAAACCAGGCAGAATGAAGGCTTTTTCTACAACTCACGATTGGGAA TCTACAGATTATGAGCCGACCCTTCCTGTGACAGAGAAGTCCAACCCGCTAACGCGCGACATAGACAGAGCTTCAGCCTCCAGCATTGTGAAGATGCTGCAGGCCTGCGACGCCCAGATGTTTCAGGAAAAGTCCCAAACAGAATATCAG AGACTTTTGAGCGAGGAAATTGTGAAAACCTTAATGGAGGTGGCCGAGAGGGTGCGGCTCATTCTTAAG gATCCTCAGGACAGCCTCGTCGTTCTGAGTGGTTGTGGCACTTCTGGCCGACTTGCATTCTTCATGGCG TCAGGATTTAACAGAGAGCTGCAGCGGCTGAACTACGCCCCCATTTGTTCGTACGTCATTGCAGGAGGAGACAG AGCTCTGTTTTCCTCTCAAGAGGCTCCAGAGGATGACCCCACATTGGGCGCGCTCCGTCTGAAAAAG GTTTctgagggaaagaaaagagtCTTGTTCATCGGCGTCTCCTGTGGATTATCT GCTCCATTTGTGGCCGGTCAGTTGGATTTCTGCCTCCGGCATCCTGATGTTTACACACCTGTACTGGTTGGATTTAATCCTGCACATCAGGCCAG GAATGAGCCCCTACCTGGCTGCACGCTAACGTTTCGCAGTGTGGTGACCAGGATGGAAGAGCTAGCCAAAACTCAAAAGGCTTTCCTCATCAACCCGGCACTCGGG CCGGAAGCCATCAGCGGCTCCTCCAGGATGAAGGGAGGCAGCGCCACCAAGATCCTCCTGGAGGTCGTCTTTTCTGCCAGCTTCTCAAGAACGCCCGTCACATTCAA tggGATTGTGCAGCATATGAGATCTTATAAAAAAGCTCTAGACTTTACGTACTCGCATTCAGAGGAGATAGCTGTGCTGACGGAGGCTGCTGGACGCAG TCTGCAGTGTGGGAGGCAGGTGTGTTACCTGGGCTGGGGCTCCCTGGGTTTGCTGGGTCTTATCGATGCCAGTGAATGTAAGCCCACATTCGGAGCAG ACTACGAAGACATTCGGGGTTTTGTCAGCGGAGTCTACAAAGAACTCGGCAACAATGAGGGCGATTTGACTTTGATG GGCCCTGAGTTCAGCATCTCTCATGATGACTTTCTGGATCGCGTCCTGCCCCGTCTCACGGACGACGACGCCGTTCTGCTTCTCTACTCTGACTCTG ACGATGTCGACGAGGTGGCAAAGCTGGCACACAGAGTGAGAGAAAAGACATCGAACATTCATGGTGCTTATCACCAGACTGATGGAGGCACCGCTGCACAACAA GATGACATAAATAAACTGTGTTCATCCACCATTAACTTCACATGGTCCCAAGAAACACCCAAGCGATTGCAACACATG CGGGAGCTGTCCACTAAGCTGCTTTTGAACGCAGTGAGCACCGGAGCTCACATCTTAAAGGGAAAAGTGTTTAAGAACTACATGATCGACCTGCAAGTCACCAACAGCAAGCTCTACCGCAGAGCCGCACGTTTACTGCAG GAGCTGTCCAGTCATTCGGAGTCACAGTGCGAGGAAGCCCTGCTGAAGGCCATTTATCAAGTGGACAAGCTCAGTGAAGACATAATGACCTGCagcctgaaaacacacacacacactgccggAAAGGCTAAGAAG GTCGTGCCATTGGCTTTAGTCTGCCTGCTGACTGGTTGCTCTATAAAGGAGGCGGAGACTCGTTTGGAGCAGCAGCCAATCGTCAGAGAGGCAGTGGAGGCGTGTTTGAAATCATCATAA
- the gckr gene encoding glucokinase regulatory protein isoform X4: MEVAERVRLILKDPQDSLVVLSGCGTSGRLAFFMASGFNRELQRLNYAPICSYVIAGGDRALFSSQEAPEDDPTLGALRLKKVSEGKKRVLFIGVSCGLSAPFVAGQLDFCLRHPDVYTPVLVGFNPAHQARNEPLPGCTLTFRSVVTRMEELAKTQKAFLINPALGPEAISGSSRMKGGSATKILLEVVFSASFSRTPVTFNGIVQHMRSYKKALDFTYSHSEEIAVLTEAAGRSLQCGRQVCYLGWGSLGLLGLIDASECKPTFGADYEDIRGFVSGVYKELGNNEGDLTLMGPEFSISHDDFLDRVLPRLTDDDAVLLLYSDSDDVDEVAKLAHRVREKTSNIHGAYHQTDGGTAAQQDDINKLCSSTINFTWSQETPKRLQHMRELSTKLLLNAVSTGAHILKGKVFKNYMIDLQVTNSKLYRRAARLLQELSSHSESQCEEALLKAIYQVDKLSEDIMTCSLKTHTHTAGKAKKVVPLALVCLLTGCSIKEAETRLEQQPIVREAVEACLKSS; this comes from the exons ATGGAGGTGGCCGAGAGGGTGCGGCTCATTCTTAAG gATCCTCAGGACAGCCTCGTCGTTCTGAGTGGTTGTGGCACTTCTGGCCGACTTGCATTCTTCATGGCG TCAGGATTTAACAGAGAGCTGCAGCGGCTGAACTACGCCCCCATTTGTTCGTACGTCATTGCAGGAGGAGACAG AGCTCTGTTTTCCTCTCAAGAGGCTCCAGAGGATGACCCCACATTGGGCGCGCTCCGTCTGAAAAAG GTTTctgagggaaagaaaagagtCTTGTTCATCGGCGTCTCCTGTGGATTATCT GCTCCATTTGTGGCCGGTCAGTTGGATTTCTGCCTCCGGCATCCTGATGTTTACACACCTGTACTGGTTGGATTTAATCCTGCACATCAGGCCAG GAATGAGCCCCTACCTGGCTGCACGCTAACGTTTCGCAGTGTGGTGACCAGGATGGAAGAGCTAGCCAAAACTCAAAAGGCTTTCCTCATCAACCCGGCACTCGGG CCGGAAGCCATCAGCGGCTCCTCCAGGATGAAGGGAGGCAGCGCCACCAAGATCCTCCTGGAGGTCGTCTTTTCTGCCAGCTTCTCAAGAACGCCCGTCACATTCAA tggGATTGTGCAGCATATGAGATCTTATAAAAAAGCTCTAGACTTTACGTACTCGCATTCAGAGGAGATAGCTGTGCTGACGGAGGCTGCTGGACGCAG TCTGCAGTGTGGGAGGCAGGTGTGTTACCTGGGCTGGGGCTCCCTGGGTTTGCTGGGTCTTATCGATGCCAGTGAATGTAAGCCCACATTCGGAGCAG ACTACGAAGACATTCGGGGTTTTGTCAGCGGAGTCTACAAAGAACTCGGCAACAATGAGGGCGATTTGACTTTGATG GGCCCTGAGTTCAGCATCTCTCATGATGACTTTCTGGATCGCGTCCTGCCCCGTCTCACGGACGACGACGCCGTTCTGCTTCTCTACTCTGACTCTG ACGATGTCGACGAGGTGGCAAAGCTGGCACACAGAGTGAGAGAAAAGACATCGAACATTCATGGTGCTTATCACCAGACTGATGGAGGCACCGCTGCACAACAA GATGACATAAATAAACTGTGTTCATCCACCATTAACTTCACATGGTCCCAAGAAACACCCAAGCGATTGCAACACATG CGGGAGCTGTCCACTAAGCTGCTTTTGAACGCAGTGAGCACCGGAGCTCACATCTTAAAGGGAAAAGTGTTTAAGAACTACATGATCGACCTGCAAGTCACCAACAGCAAGCTCTACCGCAGAGCCGCACGTTTACTGCAG GAGCTGTCCAGTCATTCGGAGTCACAGTGCGAGGAAGCCCTGCTGAAGGCCATTTATCAAGTGGACAAGCTCAGTGAAGACATAATGACCTGCagcctgaaaacacacacacacactgccggAAAGGCTAAGAAG GTCGTGCCATTGGCTTTAGTCTGCCTGCTGACTGGTTGCTCTATAAAGGAGGCGGAGACTCGTTTGGAGCAGCAGCCAATCGTCAGAGAGGCAGTGGAGGCGTGTTTGAAATCATCATAA
- the xkr6a gene encoding XK-related protein 6: protein MAAKSDGGKAGVGCGGGSGFAQLYDVDAEEPLDSAAIHICQCCRSSACYWGCRSACLGSLLGGGQPVGGVGVRETHCPPREQLWLDCLWIILALLVFFWDVGTDLCLAADYYHRQNYLWFGLTLFFVLVPSVLVQILSFRWFVQDYTGGGLGEVEGLTKRGTVVQGCLYPGKDRLQLAIIWLWQATIHILQLGQVWRYIRTLYLGVMSRRQKEHQRRWYWAMMFEYADVNMLRLLETFLESAPQLVLQLCIMIQENRAETLQCISSLASLLSLAWVLASYHKLLRDSRDDQRSMSYRGALLHLCWRLFTISSRVLSLALFASLFHIYFGIFVVLHWCAMAFWVVHGGTDFCMSKWEEVLFNMVVGIVYIFCWFNVKEGRTRYRMIMYYTVVLAENTILTGLWYAYRDPALTDSYAVPALCSVYLTFAGGVLVMFLYYGFLHPATAHLQPSPASSCCAQLLWGLPLPPSAPPTAPPTPAHMAKSQTEEDVAESCLPVFQVRSAPPISKPEGPLIKIDMPRKRYPAWDAHYVDRRLRRTINILQYITPAAVGIRYRDGPLLYELLQYESSL from the exons ATGGCCGCGAAGTCGGACGGCGGCAAAGCCGGTGTCGGCTGCGGCGGCGGCAGCGGCTTCGCCCAGCTGTACGACGTTGACGCCGAGGAGCCGCTGGACTCCGCCGCGATCCACATCTGCCAGTGCTGCCGCTCCTCCGCCTGCTACTGGGGCTGCCGCTCAGCCTGCCTGGGCTCCCTGCTCGGCGGGGGCCAGCCGGTCGGAGGGGTCGGCGTCCGGGAGACCCACTGCCCTCCCCGGGAGCAGCTGTGGCTGGACTGCCTCTGGATCATCCTCGCCCTGCTCGTCTTCTTCTGGGATGTTGGCACGGACCTGTGCCTGGCGGCGGACTACTACCACAGGCAGAACTACCTCTGGTTCGGCCTGACGCTCTTCTTCGTGCTGGTGCCGTCCGTGCTGGTCCAGATTCTGAGTTTCCGCTGGTTCGTGCAGGACTACACCGGCGGGGGGCTCGGAGAGGTGGAGGGGCTTACTAAAAGGGGGACGGTGGTTCAGGGCTGCCTGTATCCCGGAAAGGACCGCCTGCAGCTGGCCATCATCTGGCTGTGGCAGGCCACCATACACATCCTCCAGCTGGGACAGGTGTGGAG GTACATCCGAACCCTCTACCTGGGGGTGATGTCACGGCGGCAAAAGGAGCACCAGCGGCGGTGGTACTGGGCTATGATGTTCGAGTACGCCGATGTCAACATGCTGCGCTTGCTGGAGACGTTCCTGGAGTCTGCGCCGCAGCTGgtgctgcagctctgcatcATGATCCAGGAGAACCGAGCCGAGACCCTGCAGT GCATATCCTCCCTTGCCTCCCTCCTCTCCTTGGCCTGGGTTCTGGCCTCCTACCACAAGCTGCTGCGCGACTCCCGGGACGACCAGCGCAGCATGAGCTACCGCGGCGCGCTGCTCCACCTCTGCTGGCGCCTCTTCACCATCTCCTCCCGCGTCCTCTCGCTCGCCCTCTTCGCCTCCCTTTTCCACATCTACTTCGGCATCTTTGTGGTGTTGCACTGGTGCGCCATGGCCTTCTGGGTGGTGCATGGTGGCACCGACTTCTGCATGTCGAAGTGGGAGGAGGTGCTCTTCAACATGGTGGTTGGCATTGTCTACATCTTCTGTTGGTTTAACGTGAAAGAGGGACGGACGCGGTACCGGATGATTATGTACTACACCGTGGTTTTGGCCGAGAATACCATCCTGACAGGCCTGTG GTACGCCTATAGAGATCCGGCGCTCACCGACTCGTACGCCGTCCCCGCCCTCTGCAGCGTCTACCTGACGTTCGCCGGGGGCGTCCTCGTCATGTTCCTGTACTACGGCTTCCTGCACCCGGCCACCGCCCACCTCCAGCCGAGCCCCGCCTCCTCCTGCTGCGCCCAGCTGCTCTGGGGTCTGCCGCTTCCCCCGTCGGCCCCGCCCACTGCCCCGCCCACCCCGGCACACATGGCCAAGTCGCAGACGGAAGAGGACGTGGCCGAGTCGTGCCTTCCCGTCTTCCAGGTGAGGTCCGCCCCACCGATCTCCAAGCCCGAAGGCCCTCTAATAAAAATCGACATGCCCAGGAAGCGCTACCCGGCCTGGGACGCTCACTACGTAGACAGGCGCCTGCGAAGGACTATAAACATCCTGCAGTACATAACGCCAGCTGCCGTGGGCATCCGCTACCGCGACGGGCCGCTACTGTACGAACTACTGCAGTACGAGTCTtcactctga